In Candidatus Delongbacteria bacterium, the DNA window TGCCCGCGGGCCTCGAGGCAGCTGTCCGCCGCCTGCCAGGCGCGTCCGGCCAGCACGAAGGGTTCCGGTTGCCACCAGGCCCGCCGCACGCCCGGCAGCCGCCAGGCCGCCGCATCCGGCGCTTCGTCATCCGCCCGCCGTCCGCCCGCGGGCCAGGGCACGCGCAGGAAACTCGTCCAGTCCGCCTGGATGTGCTGGTAGTCCAGCTCCGCCTCCTCCAGCCGCCGCAACAGCTCGGCGCCGGGCTCGGCTCCGGGCGGCAGTTCGAGGATCAGCAGCCGCGCGCTCATGCGGCGCCCTCCGGTTGGTGGGCCATGCCGCGCAGGGTCAGGGCCAGAAAATCGCGCACCAGCTCCTCGCGCCCGGGGCCGGGCTCGACCTCGAGCTGCTGGTCCCGCTCCTGCCAAGCGTTGAGCAGGGCTTCCAGGTGCAGGTTGAGCAGGAAGGCCAGCCGGCCGGCCTCCAGGTCCCCGCGCAGCTCGCCGCGCTCCTGGCCTTCGCGGATCAGCTCCTCCAGGAAGTCCCGGCTGCGGCGGCGCAGAGCCTCCACTTGCCGGCGACCCAGCGGCACCTGGCTGCCGGGCAGCACGCGAAACCAGATGCGCGCCAACTGGGGCCGCTGCTCGAGGAAGTCCAGGCCCGTGCGGACCAGCGCCTCCAGCCGCTGGGCGAAGCTCTCCTGCCGCGTGCGGTCGCGCAGGGCCCGCAGGTCCTCGCGGATGCCGCCCGCGGCCAGCCGCACCAGGGCGTCGAAGAGCACGGCCTTGCTGGGAAAGTAGGTGAACAGGCTGCCCTTGCTGATGCCGGCCTGGCGGACCACCGTGTTGAGGGAGGCGCCCTCGTAGCCGTGGCTGGCGAACTCCTCCACCGCGGCCTGCACGACCAGTTCGCGCTTGCCGGCGGGCAGCGAATGCCAGAGGGGTGTGCCCGGACTCTCCCCCGCGGGCGGCGGGGAAGCGGGATTCGGGAAAGGCAGGGAAACAGGCATCTCGGCTCCTTGACCAAGCGGTCATTGACCACCCGGTCAAGGTAGCGCGGTCCGGGCCGCTCTTCAAGACCCGGGCCGGAGGGCCGCGCCAAAAACGAGCGAGGGCGCGTCACCGCGCCCTGACTCATCCCCACAAAACGTGGCTTCCCACGGGAAACCCTGTCTGCCGCAGGCCGCTCCCACGCAGACCGGTCGGCTCCCACACCGACGCCAGAGGAGAATGCAGACACCGTGCCAAGTGCGAGTCAGTTGACCGGCAACCACTTATCCCATTTGCCGTCCGAGGGAAATGCCCCGCTTCGGGGGAAAGGCCCCGCCTGGGTT includes these proteins:
- a CDS encoding TetR/AcrR family transcriptional regulator, which gives rise to MPVSLPFPNPASPPPAGESPGTPLWHSLPAGKRELVVQAAVEEFASHGYEGASLNTVVRQAGISKGSLFTYFPSKAVLFDALVRLAAGGIREDLRALRDRTRQESFAQRLEALVRTGLDFLEQRPQLARIWFRVLPGSQVPLGRRQVEALRRRSRDFLEELIREGQERGELRGDLEAGRLAFLLNLHLEALLNAWQERDQQLEVEPGPGREELVRDFLALTLRGMAHQPEGAA